Part of the Micromonospora rhizosphaerae genome is shown below.
CCGCGTTCCTCTCCCAGGAGCTGGCCGAACTCCCCGGCCACCTGCGCGTCCTCGAAGCCGTCGAGGAGGTCGCCCGCCGGGTGCAGCTCGGCGACCGGGAGATCTCCGCCGCCCAGCTCGCCGAGATCTTCGGCTTCGACGACCGCCGGCTCTGGACCCCGGTCAGCGACCTCTCCGGCGGCGAGCGGCGCCGCCTCCAGATGCTCCGGCTGCTCGCCGGTGAGCCGAACGTGCTCCTCCTCGACGAGCCCACCAACGACCTGGACACCGACACCCTCGCCGCGCTCGAGGACCTGCTCGACTCCTGGCCCGGCACGATCATCGTGGCCAGCCACGACCGGTACCTCATCGAACGGGTCACCGACTCGGTGTACGGGGTGTTCGGCGACGGACGGCTGGTGCACCTGCCCGGCGGGGTCGACGAGTACCTGGCGCAGGCCGCCGCCGACCGGCCCGGCGCGGCGCGCGGCGAGGCCGCGCCCGCCGCAGCGTCGGCGACCGCCACGCCGGCGGGGATGTCCGCCGCCGAGGTCCGGGTCGCGAAGAAGGAGCTCGCCAAGCTGGAACGGCAGATCGGCAAGCTGGAGCAGAAGGAGGCCACCCTGCTCGACCAGCTCGCCGCGCACGCCACCGACTACGCCAAGGTCGCCGAGCTCGACGCTCAGCTCAAGGAGCTGCGGGCCGAGCGGGAGCGGACCGAGGAGACCTGGCTCACTCTCGCCGAGGAGCTGCCGACGGGCTGACCTCGCCACGGGTGGGGGTGTGCGGCGTCACAGCCCGGCATGCGGGACAATCGCGGGCGACCCCTCACCCGAACGGTCTTGGAGACTCAGACATGGCCCACACCCCCGTCAACCACCCCGCGCGGCCGATCTACCGGGCGATCGGCGGGCTCATTGGTCTGTACTTCGTGGTCTTCGGCGTGCTCGGCAGCATCGGGAGCGCCGGCAACGACTTCCTCGCCCAGGACGACACCAAGATCCTCGGCCAGGGCACGAACCTCGGCTACTCGCTGTTCGCCGTCCTGCTCGGGATCGTGATCCTGGCCGGCATCACCATCGGCCGCAATCTCGACGTGGCGATCAACCAGTTCCTGGCGTACGCGCTGATCGTCCTCGGCCTGGCCGAGCTGGCCTTCATGCGGACCGACGCGAACATCTTCAACTTCAGCATCGCCACGGACATCGTGCTCCTGGTCCTCGCCCTGGTGCTGCTGATGGTCGGCATGTACGGCAAGGTCGGCACCGACAAGGAGCAGGAGGCCTTCGAGAAGGCCCGGCTCGTCCTCTGACCTCTGATCGCGCTCTGGCCCGGCTGATTGCCGGGCCTTCGGCGTTTTGGGGACAACGTCGTCCGGGTCAAGTGACAATGTGGCGAAATCGGTCCTTTGGACGGAGAAGCTCATGCCGCACTTTCCGGTGAACCACCCCGCGCGCCCGTTCTACCGGGTCCTCTCCGGACTCATCGGGCTCTACATCCTGGTCTTCGGCGTGTATGGGACGTTCCTGACCTGGGGCGACGGGCTCTTCGCGCGGGACGGAGACTGGGTGCTCGGGCTCCGCACCAACCTGGCGTTCTCGCTGGTCTCCGTGGTGTTCGGCGCCTTCCTGCTGATCGGGGCGACCCGGCGCACCAACCTCGGCCACTACATGAACCTGACCGCCGGGGGCGTCTTCCTGCTCACCGCCATCCTGATGATGGCCGTGCTGCAGACCACGGCGAACTTCCTCAACTTCTCGATGTCGACCGTCATCGTGTCGATGCTGTTCGGGCTGATCCTGCTGGGCACCGGCCTGTACGACAAGGTCGGCCCGCCCGAGCACGCCGAGGACGAGCGGCGCCACCGTAACCACACCATCTCCGAGGCCGGCACCCGCTGACCCAGCCGGACCCCGTCGGTCAGCCCGGCTTGCGGACCGTGATCAGGCCCGGCTTCGCCTCCAGGTGCGACAACCCGTTCCAGGCCAGGTTGACCAGGTGGGCGGCGACCGTCTCCTTGCGCGGCTTGCGCACCTCCAGCCACCAGCGCCCGGTCAACGCCACCATGCCGACCAGCGCCTGCGAGTAGAGCTCGGCCAGCTTCGGGTCGTACCCCCGGCTGGAGAACTCCGCCCCCAGGATGTGCTCCACCTGGTGCGCGACGTCGTTCATCACGCTGCTGAAGTTGCCCGTCGCCGACATCAGCGGCGACTCCCGGACCAGCACCCGGAACCCGCTGGTCTCCTCCTCGATGTAGGTCAGCAGGGTCAACGCCGCCTGCTCCAGCAGCTCGCGGGGATGCCCGGCGGTCAACGCCGTGGTAATCCGGTCCAGCAGCGAGCGGACCTCCCGGTCCACCACCACGGCGTAGAGCCCCTCCTTGCCGCCGAAGTGCTCGTAGACCACCGGCTTGGAGACCTTGGCCCGGGCGGCCACCTCCTCGATCGAGGTGGCGTCGAAGCCGCGCTCGGCGAAGATCTGCCGGGCGATCGAGATCAGCTGCTCGCGGCGCTGCGTCGCGGACATCCGTACCCGCGAGGACGGCTTGGCCGCCGCGACCGCCCGCCGCCGGGCGGTGCTGGCGTCGTTGCCGTCGGTCATCTCGTCACCTCGCTGGTGGTCGGTGACGCCCTGCCGTGGGATGTGCTTGCTCACGTCGTCACCTCACCGGCACAGCCGCACCGTCCGACCGTACCGGCGTGGCGCCGGGAGGCGGTGCCCCCGAGCCGTCCGATGCTTCCGCTCCGCTCGGTCACCCGGCCATCCTGCCAGGCGACCGCGGGTGACACTGACCGGTTTACCGCTCCGCGACCGGCTTCACCAACTTGGCCGTGATCCGTTCCGGCTTCGGCCAGCGCACCGCCCAGGCCGCGCCGATCTTCTCGAAGAGCCAGATCACCCGGGCGGAGATGTCGATCTGCCCGCGCAGCACCCCGTGCCGGGCGCTGGTCGGCTCGGCGTGGTGCAGGTTGTGCCAGCTCTCCCCGAACGACAGGACGGCCAGCGGCCAGAAGTTCGACGCCCGGTCGCCCTGGCGGACCGCGAACGGGCGCTCTCCGTAGACGTGGCACACCGAGTTGATCGACCAGGTCACGTGGTGCAGCAGCGCGATCCGGACCAGGCCGCCCCAGAAGAGCGCGGTCAGCGCGCCCTGCCAGGACCAGGTCAGCAGCCCGCCCATCAGCGCCGGCCCGAGCACCGAGGTGACCACCAGCAGCGGAAAGAGCCGGTCGACCCGACGGGTGGCCGGATCGGCGAGCAGGTCCGGGGCGAACCGCTCGCGGTTGGAGAGCTCTCGGTTGAAGAGCCAGCCGACGTGGGCGTGGAACAGACCGCGGGCCAGCCCCCCGACACTCTCGCCGAACCGCCACGGCGAGTGTGGATCGCCCTCCTGGTCGGAGAAGGCGTGGTGCCGGCGGTGGTCGGCCACCCACTGGATGATCTCGCCCTGCACCGCGAACGAGCCGGCCACCGCCAGCACCACCCGCAGCCACGGCTTCGCCTTGAAGGAGCCGTGGGTGAAGTAGCGGTGGTAGCCGACGGTGATGCCGAGCCCGGACAGCACGTACCAGAAGCCGGCGATGATGATGTCCGTCCAGCCCAGCCAACCGCCCCAGGCGACCGGGACGGCGGCGAGCAGGGCGAGGAACGGAATCACGACGAACGCCCAGAGGGCGATCAAGATGCCCCGGGACTGCTGGCCCTGGGTCAGCGGCTTGGGTCCGGCGGCGTTCGGGTCGGTGAGGGCGGTCGACATGGCATCTCCCAGCGGGACGCAGTTACGCCTACGTCACCGTAACTTAGGGATGCGGAGATCGCATGGGACAGTTCCGATCGTGGATGGACGAGGCTGTCGTACGGGCGTTCTAACCTGCTGGCCGTGACCGATTCCCTTGCCGCCTCCGACGTTCCTCCCGACGGCGTCCGCCGTTACCGAGGGCGCAAGCCGGACCTGTACGAGAAGGCTCTCGCCTTGCGCCGAGAGGGTCGCCCAGTTGGGGAGATTGCCGAGCGCGTCGGGGTATCGAAGTCGACGGCCTACCTGTGGACGCGACATCTGCCGTTGGATCCGGAACTTGTCCGGGAGCGGCGGCGGTCCCATTCGCGGGCCATGACCGATGCGCAGTGGAGCGCGCACCGTGCCGCCCGCGACGCCGCCCGGGCCGCCACCGTCGCTGCCACGGCCGCATGGGTCCGCCGGCTCCGCTATCGGGAGCTCGTGCTGTTGGGTGCGGCGATCTACTGGTGCGAAGGGGGCAAGGCCAAGCCCTGGCGCCCGCACGACTGCCGGGTCAAGTTCATCAACAGCGACCCGCTGCTGGTGACCCTCTTTCTGCGCTTCCTCGACGCGCTCGGAGTTCCGCGCGCGGCGCTGCGATTCCGGGTGAGCATCCACGAGAGCGCCGACGTGCCAGAGGCGGTGCGCTGGTGGGCTGAGCTGGTCGGCGTGCCGCCGGAGCAGTTTCAGCGGACCTCGCTGAAGAGGCATCGGCCGGTGACCACGCGACAGAACGTCGGTCAGGACTATCACGGCTGCCTAACCGTCGACGTCCTCCGGTCGAGCCGGCTCTACTGGAAGATCGAAGGGATCATGAAGGGAATGGCCGATGAGGACCGACGTCGGGAACGGTAAAGTGTAGGCAACCGCCGAGCGGGTGTCTTTTGCCCGTTTTCGACCGTCCCGGGTCGTCTAATGGCAGGACGTCAGGTTTTGGTCCTGATTATAGGGGTTCGAATCCTCTCCCGGGAGCTTCTGCTGTTTGCCTGCGGCCGCGTGGTTAGCATGACGGCGAGACTGTCGCCGTCCCGACGGGAGCCACGTCGTGTCCCAGCCCCACCCCCGCACCGTTGTCGTGCTCGCCGCCGGTGAGGGCAAGCGGATGAAGTCGGCCCTGCCCAAGGTGCTGCACCCGCTGCTCGGTCGTACCCTCCTGGGCCACGTGCTGGCCGCGGCCGCGCCGCTGCGCGCGGACCGCACTGTGGTGGTGGTCGGCCACGGCGCCGAGCAGGTCCGGGCCCACCTGGACGAGATCGCCCCGGACGCCACCCCGGTGCTCCAGGCCCAGCAGCTCGGCACCGGCCACGCGGTGCGGATCGCGCTGGACGCCGCACCGAACGCCACCGGCACCGTCGTGGTGATCAACGGGGACGTGCCGCTGCTGCGGTCCGAGACCGTCGCCGCGCTCGTCGAGGCGCACGAGCACGCGGGCACGGCGGCGACCGTGCTCGCCGCCGAGGTGCCCGACCCGACCGGCCTCGGCCGGATCGTGCGGGACTCCGCCGGGCGGCTGGAGCGGATCGTCGAGGAGCGCGACGCCACTCCCGATCAGCGGGCGCTGCGGGAGATCAACGCCGGCATCTACGCGTTCGACGCGGCGCGGCTGCGCGAGGCGCTGGGCAAGCTCTCCACGGACAACGAGCAGGGTGAGGAGTACCTCACCGACGTCTTCCGGCTGCTCAACGACGCGGGCGAGCCGGTGGCCGTGCACGTCGCCGCCGATTACGTGGAGACCCTGGGCTGCAACGACCGGGTGGAGCTGGCGGCGCTGCGCCGGCTGCTGCGCGACCGGGTCAACGAGGGCTGGATGCGGACCGGGGTGAGCATCCTCGACCCGCAGACCACCTGGATCGACGTGACGGTGGCGGTCGAGCGGGACGCGGTGATCGACCAGAACACCCAGCTGCGCGGGGCGACCGTGGTCGGCGCCGAGGCGGTCGTCGGGCCGGACGTGACGCTGATCGACACGGTGGTCGGCCCGGCCGCGACCGTGCTGCGCAGCCACGCGGTGAACGCCGAGGTCGGCGCCGGCGCCAGCGTCGGCCCGTACGCCTACCTGCGGCCGGCCGCGCGACTCGCCGAGAAGTCCAAGGTCGGCACGTTCGTCGAGGTGAAGAACTCCGAGCTGGGGGCGGGTGCCAAGGTGCCCCACCTGTCGTACGTGGGTGACGCGACGATCGGCGCGAAGGCGAACATCGGCGCCGCGACGATCTTCGTGAACTACGACGGGGTGAACAAGCACCACACGACCGTCGGTGAGGCGGCCTTCATCGGCTGCGACACCAGCCTGATCGCCCCCGTCGAGGTGGGCGCCGGGGCGTACGTGGCCGCCGGCAGCGCGATCACCCAGGACGTGCCGCCGGGCGCGCTCGGCGTGACCCGGGCCCCGCAGCGCAGCATCGACGGCTGGGTGGCCCGGAAGCGGGCCGGCACCGCCTCCGCGCAGGCGGCCGAGCGGGCACGGCAGGCCACCGAGGGTGCGTCGGGCGGGGCCGCTACCGCAAGGGAAGGTGAGCCACCGCACGGGAGCGCCGAGACGGCGGGACCGGCGTCCGGCTCGGGGGATACTGCAACTGAATAACCTCCGGCCCACCGCCGCCGGGACCACCGACAAACGGGAGCAGACGCGCCCATGGGCAGCATCGTCGCCGAAAACCGCAAGAGCCTGATGCTCTTCTCCGGACGTGGCTTTCCAGAGTTGGCCAAGGAGATCGGTGAGGTGCTCGGCGTCGCGCCGACGCCCACCTCCGCATACGAGTTCGCGAACGGCGAGCTGTTCGTGCGGTACAAGGACTCCGTTCGTGGCTCTGACGCCTTCGTCGTGCAGTCCGTCACGCACGGCGTGAACAAGTGGGTCATGGAGACCCTGATCATGATCGACGCGCTGAAGCGCGGCTCGGCGAAGCGGATCACCGTGGTCCTGCCGTACTACCCGTACTCGCGGCAGGACAAGAAGCACCGCGGCCGGGAGCCGATCTCGGCCCGGCTGGTGGCCGATCTGCTGAAGACCGCCGGCGCGAACCGGATCCTCACCGTCGACCTGCACACCGCGCAGATCCAGGGCTTCTTCAACGGCCCGGTGGATCACCTCTTCGCGATGGACACGCTGGCCGAGTACGTCGAGCACCGGTACGCGGGCCGGCCGATGACCGTGGTCGCCCCCGACTCGGGCCGGGTGCGGGTGGCCGAGCGCTGGACGGACCGGCTGGGCGGCTGCCCGCTGGCGTTCATCCACAAGACCCGTGACCCGATGAAGCCGAACCAGGTGGTGGCGAACCGGGTGGTCGGGGAGGTCGAGGGTCGGGTCTGCCTGGTCGTCGACGACATGATCGACACCGGTGGCACGATCACCAAGGCCGCCGACATCCTCAAGGAGGCCGGTGCGGCGGAGATCGTCGTCGCCGCCACCCACGCCCTGATGTCGGACCCGGCGACCGAGCGGCTGAAGAACAGCCCGATCAGCGAGGTTGTGGTGACCAACACCCTGCCGCTGCCGCCGGAGAAGCAGCTCGACAAGATCACCGTGCTGTCGATCGCGCCGCTGCTGGCCCGGGCGATCCGGGAGGTCTTCGACGACGGCTCGGTGACCACCCTCTTCGGCGGCCTGAGCTGACCTCCGCAGCACCCTGGGACGCTCGTTCCCGCCGGCCTGGGCGCCGGCGGGAACGGTGATCCGGGGACTGCCGGAAAGCTCGAATTCCCCTCGGGTAGACTGGTGCGGTTGCCACGGCGAGGGTGCCCGGCGGGCCGCTGAAAAGCACCGCACGGAGGCGCCGTTATCGACGCGGTGCTCCGGGCAGTCGTTCACGACGCATGACCCCAGCGAGCCCCTCGCCCCAGCACCGCCAGACGACAAGCCGCCGCAGCGAAGCATCAGGAGTTTCCCCGTGTCCGAGGTAAAGATCAGCGCCGAGCCCCGTACCGAGTTCGGCAAGGGTGGTGCCCGTCGTACCCGCCGGGCCGGCAAGGTGCCCGCCGTGCTGTACGGCCACGGCGAGAAGCCCAAGCACATCGCGCTCCCGGCGCGTGAGTTCGCCGCCGCGATCCGCAAGGGCGGCGCCAACCAGCTCTTCGCGATCGAGGTCAGCGACGGCACCCAGGTGCTGGCGCTGCCGAAGGCGATCCAGCGTGACCCGATCAAGGACACCTTCGAGCACGTCGACCTGCTGCTGGTCCGCCGCGGCGAGAAGGTCACCGTCGAGGTCCCGGTCGAGCTGACCGGCGAGCCCGTCCGGGACACCCTGATCGTGCACGACCACGACACCCTTTCGGTGACCGCCGACGCCGCCCGGGTGCCGGACCACCTGGAGGCCTCGATCGAGGGCGCGGTGCCGGGTGTCCAGGTCACCGCCGCCGACGTGAAGCTGCCGAGCGGCGTCGAGCTGGCCGCCGACCCGGAGCTGCCGGTCGCCACGGTCACCGCCGCGCCGACCGCCGAGCAGCTCGAGGCCACCCTCCCCGAGGTCGAGGAGGCCGCCGAGGAGGCCGAGGCCGAGGTCGGCGAGGAGACCACCGCCGAGGGTGCCGAGGCCGTTGCGGCCGAGGGCGAGGGGACCCCGACCGAGTCGACCCAGGCCTGATCGGTCCGCAGTTCGTGCGACAGGCGCTCCCGGCTGGTCGGGGGCGCCTGTCGGCGTATCGGGACGGCCGCCGGGAGGCGGCGGCGTCCGCCCGTCGGCGCGGGCGCGGTTGAGAGCGGGAGGGGCGTGGCGTGACGGACGAGGCGGGGCCGTGGCTGGTGGTCGGCCTGGGCAACCCCGGTCGGGAGTACGCGGGTAACCGGCACAACGTCGGCTTCATGGTGGCGGACCTGCTCGCCGGTCGGCTGGGCGCGAAGTTCGGCCGGCACAAGCGGGCGGTGGCAGAGGTCGCCGAGGGGCGGCTCGGGTTCGGCGGCCCGAAGCTGGTGCTGGTGAAGCCGCTGACGTACATGAACCTCTCCGGCGGGCCGGTCGCCGCGCTGGCGCAGTTCCACAAGATCCCGCCGCAGCGGGTGATCGCCGTGCACGACGAGCTGGACATCCCGTACGGGCAGCTGCGGGTGAAGTGCGGTGGCGGCGAGGGCGGGCACAACGGCCTGCGGTCGATGTCGAAGTCGCTCGGGACGAAGGAGTACGTCCGGGTACGGTTCGGTATCGGGCGGCCACCGGGGCGGCAGGACCCGGCCGACTACGTGCTGTCGGACTTCTCCTCCGTCGAGCGCAAGGAGCTGGAGTTCCTGGTGGACCGGGCGGCGGACATGGTGGAGTCGGTGGTCACCCGCGGGGTGGAGCCGACGCAGAACCTCTACCACGGGGCCTGAGCCGGGCGGGGCGTACCGGAACGGGCTGATCCGGGCGGGTAGTCTGCGCCTTTCTGGCGTGGCGGATGCCGACGACGCGGGTCGCGGCGAGGCGACGGGAGAGCGGTATGGGCAATCCTCCGATGATCGACGGCGCGTTCGCCCGGTGGCTGGCGGCGCGGGCCGGGCAGGCGCTGGTCAACCTGCGGTCGGAGATGGGCTTCGCGGACCCGGGGGCGTTGAAGTCGGCCGGGGACAAGGTCTCGCACGACCTGATCCGGACGCAGCTGGCGCAGTGGCGCCCGGGTGACGCGGTGCTCTCCGAGGAGGACGAGGGCTCCCGGCTGGCCTGGACGGCGGAGGTGACCACCGAGGCGGTGTCCCGGCTGAACGCCGACCGGGTCTGGATCATCGATCCGCTGGACGGCACCCGGGAGTTCTCCGAGGAGGGGCGCTCGGACTGGGCGGTGCACGTGGCGCTCTGGGCGCGCAACGCGCCGACCCCGCACGGCCTGGTCGCCGGCGCCGTGGCACTGCCGGCGCAGCACCGGGTGCTGGCCACGGACTACCCGCCGGCGTACCCGCCGATGACGGTGGAGGCGGCGACCTCGGGCGGCGTGCGGGCCATCCGGTTGGCGGCCAGCCGTAGCCGTCCGCCGGTTTTCCTGACCGATCTGGCCGAGGACATCGGCGCTCATCTGGTCCCGATGGGCTCGGCGGGCGCGAAGATCGCCGCGGTGGTCACCGGTGAGGTCGACGCGTACATCCACGCGGGCGGTCAGTACGAGTGGGATTCGGCCGCTCCGGTCGCTGTGGCGACGGCCACCGGCCTGCACGCTTCCCGGATCGACGGTTCTGCGCTGAAATACAACGAGGCCGACCCGCGCCTGCCCGACCTGCTGGTCTGCCGCAAGGATCTCGCCAGTCGGTTGCTTGCAGCGCTGCAGCGGCATTCCGGGTAGCCTGAGCGTTCTTCTTCACGAGTCCGACCGGAAAGGTCTGGAATCCCATGTGCGGATCCGAGCGAATCGAGCCCGTGTCATGACCGCGGCCGCCGCTTACCAGGTCTCCCACCTCGACGCGCTTGAGGCGGAGAGCATCTTCGTGATGCGCGAGGTGGTCGCCGAGATGGAGCGCCCGGTGCTGCTCTTCTCCGGTGGCAAGGACTCGATCGTGATGCTGCGGCTGGCGCAGAAGGCGTTCGCCCCGGCCAACATCCCCTTCCCGGTCATGCACGTGGACACCGGCCACAACTTCCCGGAGGTCCTGGAGTACCGCGACCAGCGGGTCGCCGAGTTGGGCCTGCAGCTGATCGTGGCCAGCGTGCCGGCGGCCCTGGCCAAGGGGCTGGTCCGCGAGTCGGCGGACGGGATGCGTAACCGGATCCAGACCCCGGTGCTGCTCGACGCGGTGGAGAAGCACCGCTTCGACGCGCTCTTCGGCGGCGCCCGCCGGGACGAGGAGAAGGCCCGGGCCAAGGAGCGGGTGTTCAGCTTCCGCGACGAGTTCGGCCAGTGGGACCCGAAGAACCAGCGTCCGGAGCTGTGGGCGCTCTACAACGGCCGGCACCACCCGGGCGAGTCGATCCGCGTCTTCCCCCTCTCCAACTGGACCGAGCTGGATGTCTGGCACTACATCGCCCGGGAGCGGATCCCACTGCCGTCGATCTACTACGCGCACCAGCGCGAGGTGATCGAGCGAGACGGCATGCTCTACGCGGTCAACGAGTTCTTCCGCCCGCGGGCGGGCGAGGAGCCGTTCAAGGCGCAGGTGCGCTACCGCACGGTGGGCGACGCCTCCTGCACCGCCGCCGTCCGGTCGGACGCCGACACGGTGGAGAAGGTGATCGAGGAGGTCGCCGCCACCCGGATCACCGAGCGCGGCGCGACCCGCGGCGACGACCGGGTCAGCGAGGCCGCCATGGAGGACCGCAAGCGGGAGGGCTACTTCTGATGAGCGTCGAGACCGCGGCCCCGGCCGCCGACACCCGGCCGGCCGAGGGGCGGCCGATGGACCTGCTGCGGTTCGCCACCGCGGGCAGCGTCGACGACGGCAAGTCCACCCTGATCGGTCGGCTGCTGTACGACACGAAGTCCCTCTTCACCGACCAGCTGGCCGCGGTCGAGGCAGTCAGCGCGGCGCGGGGCGACGAATACACCAACCTGGCGCTGCTCACCGACGGCCTGCGGGCCGAGCGGGAGCAGGGCATCACCATCGACGTGGCGTACCGCTACTTCGCCACCCCCCGGCGGAAGTTCATCATCGCCGACACCCCGGGGCACATCCAGTACACCCGGAACATGGTCACCGGCGCCTCCACCGCCGACCTGGCGCTGATCCTGGTGGACGCCCGCAAGGGCCTGGTGGAGCAGTCCCGGCGGCACGCGTTCCTCTGCTCGCTGCTGCGGGTGCCGCACCTGGTCCTCTGCGTCAACAAGATGGACCTGGTGGACTGGTCGCAGGAGGTGTTCGAGCGGATCGCCGACGAGTTCACCGCGTTCGCCGCCAAGCTGGACGTGCCGGACCTGACCGTGGTGCCGATCTCCGCCCTCAAGGGCGACAACATCGTCGCCCGCTCGGAGAACATGCCCTGGTACGAGGGGCCGTCGCTGCTGCACCACCTGGAGCACGTGCACATCGCCAGCGACCGCAACCTGGTCGACGTCCGGTTCCCGGTGCAGTACGTGATCCGGCCGCAGTCCACCACCGTCACCGACTACCGGGGTTACGCCGGTCAGGTGGCCTCCGGCGTGCTCAAGCCGGGCGACGAGGTGATGGTGCTGCCGTCCGGCTTCACCAGCCGAATCGCCTCGGTGGAGACCGCCGACGGGCCGGTCGACGAGGCGTTCCCGCCGATGTCGGTGACCGTCCGGCTGACCGACGAGATCGACATCTCCCGCGGCGACATGATCTGCCGGCCGAACAACGCCCCGGCGGTCGCGCAGGACATCGAGGCGATGGTCTGCTGGATGGACGAGACCCGTCCGCTGCAGGTCGGCGGCAAGTACGCGATCAAGCACACCACCCGGGCGGCGCGGGCGATCGTCCGTGGGCTGCATTACCGGCTGGACATCAACTCCTTGCACCGGGACGAGACGGCCGGTGAGCTGAAGCTCAACGAGATCGGCCGGGTCCGGCTGCGGACCACGGTGCCGCTGCTGGCGGACGAGTACCGCCGGAACCGCACCACCGGCGGTTTCGTGATCATCGACGAGACCACCAACCGCACCGTCGGCGCCGGCATGATCGTCGAGGCCAGCTGACCCCACGCCCCCGCCCCCCGGTCGCCCGATCCGGCGCGGATGCACGGAAAGAGTGGTTATCCGAGCGCGGATAGCCACTCTTTCCGTGAATGAGGCACCGGGGGTGCGCGAGGGGTCAGTCCAGGCGGTGGGCGCCGGCGGCCGGGATGACCGTGACGTGGGTGGGGGGCGGGAAGCCCCGGTCGGCGTAGGCGGCCGTCACGGCGGCGGCCACCGTCGTGGCGGCGTCGGCGTCGACCAGGGCGAGGACACAGCCGCCGAACCCGCCGCCGGTCATCCGAGCGCCGTACGCCCCGGCGGCCAGGGCCGCCTCGACCGCGGTGTCGATCTCGGGCACGGTGATCTCGAAGTCGTCGCGCATCGAGACGTGCGAGGCGGTCAGCAGCGGCCCGATGTCGCGTACCCGGCCGGCACGGAGCAGCGCGACGGTGTCGAGCACCCGCTGGTCCTCGGTGACCACGTGCCGGACCCGGCGGCGGGTCTCGTGGTCGTCCAGCCGGGCCAACGCCTCGTCGAGGTGGTCGGCGGAGACGTCGCGCAACGCCGGCACGCCGAGCAGTTCGGCGGCGCGCTCGCAGGACTTCCGGCGGGAGGCGTATTCGCCGTCGGCGTGCCGGTGCGGGGCGCGGCTGTCGATGACCAGCACGGCCAGCCCGGCGGCGTCCAGGTCGAACGGGATGTGCTCGACGGACTCGGTGCGGCAGTCCAGGAAGAGCGCGTGCCCGGCCCGGCAGCGGATCGCAGCGGACTGGTCCATGATCCCGGTCGGCGCGCCGACGTAGTCGTTCTCGGCGCGCTGGGCCAGCCGGGGGCGCCGCTCGGCGGGCAGGTCCAGCCCGCCGAGGTCGACCAGGGCGGCGAGGACCGCCGCCTCCAGCGCGGCGGAGGAGGAGAGCCCCGAGCCG
Proteins encoded:
- a CDS encoding inositol monophosphatase family protein yields the protein MGNPPMIDGAFARWLAARAGQALVNLRSEMGFADPGALKSAGDKVSHDLIRTQLAQWRPGDAVLSEEDEGSRLAWTAEVTTEAVSRLNADRVWIIDPLDGTREFSEEGRSDWAVHVALWARNAPTPHGLVAGAVALPAQHRVLATDYPPAYPPMTVEAATSGGVRAIRLAASRSRPPVFLTDLAEDIGAHLVPMGSAGAKIAAVVTGEVDAYIHAGGQYEWDSAAPVAVATATGLHASRIDGSALKYNEADPRLPDLLVCRKDLASRLLAALQRHSG
- the cysN gene encoding sulfate adenylyltransferase subunit CysN; translation: MSVETAAPAADTRPAEGRPMDLLRFATAGSVDDGKSTLIGRLLYDTKSLFTDQLAAVEAVSAARGDEYTNLALLTDGLRAEREQGITIDVAYRYFATPRRKFIIADTPGHIQYTRNMVTGASTADLALILVDARKGLVEQSRRHAFLCSLLRVPHLVLCVNKMDLVDWSQEVFERIADEFTAFAAKLDVPDLTVVPISALKGDNIVARSENMPWYEGPSLLHHLEHVHIASDRNLVDVRFPVQYVIRPQSTTVTDYRGYAGQVASGVLKPGDEVMVLPSGFTSRIASVETADGPVDEAFPPMSVTVRLTDEIDISRGDMICRPNNAPAVAQDIEAMVCWMDETRPLQVGGKYAIKHTTRAARAIVRGLHYRLDINSLHRDETAGELKLNEIGRVRLRTTVPLLADEYRRNRTTGGFVIIDETTNRTVGAGMIVEAS
- the cysD gene encoding sulfate adenylyltransferase subunit CysD, which codes for MTAAAAYQVSHLDALEAESIFVMREVVAEMERPVLLFSGGKDSIVMLRLAQKAFAPANIPFPVMHVDTGHNFPEVLEYRDQRVAELGLQLIVASVPAALAKGLVRESADGMRNRIQTPVLLDAVEKHRFDALFGGARRDEEKARAKERVFSFRDEFGQWDPKNQRPELWALYNGRHHPGESIRVFPLSNWTELDVWHYIARERIPLPSIYYAHQREVIERDGMLYAVNEFFRPRAGEEPFKAQVRYRTVGDASCTAAVRSDADTVEKVIEEVAATRITERGATRGDDRVSEAAMEDRKREGYF
- the pth gene encoding aminoacyl-tRNA hydrolase; translated protein: MTDEAGPWLVVGLGNPGREYAGNRHNVGFMVADLLAGRLGAKFGRHKRAVAEVAEGRLGFGGPKLVLVKPLTYMNLSGGPVAALAQFHKIPPQRVIAVHDELDIPYGQLRVKCGGGEGGHNGLRSMSKSLGTKEYVRVRFGIGRPPGRQDPADYVLSDFSSVERKELEFLVDRAADMVESVVTRGVEPTQNLYHGA
- the galK gene encoding galactokinase; its protein translation is MGVATPTAPAGDVAARATAGFRQWYGAEPAGRWAAPGRVNLIGEHTDYNDGFVLPFALPLHTVVAAAPQDGERWTVCSEHSDAPIEFGAAEADEPGRVTGWAAYVAGVVWALRAAGHAVPGARLAIASDVPLGSGLSSSAALEAAVLAALVDLGGLDLPAERRPRLAQRAENDYVGAPTGIMDQSAAIRCRAGHALFLDCRTESVEHIPFDLDAAGLAVLVIDSRAPHRHADGEYASRRKSCERAAELLGVPALRDVSADHLDEALARLDDHETRRRVRHVVTEDQRVLDTVALLRAGRVRDIGPLLTASHVSMRDDFEITVPEIDTAVEAALAAGAYGARMTGGGFGGCVLALVDADAATTVAAAVTAAYADRGFPPPTHVTVIPAAGAHRLD